The Trinickia caryophylli genomic sequence GCTGCGTGCCGGGCTCGATGCGATCCGGGCGAGTGCCGGCACCGGCGGGTCCGATGTACGAGCGTCCGGCGTCCGGCGGCTGCGTCTGGCGGGCGGCGGGTCGGTGGACCCGCGCTGGCGCCAGTTGTTGGCGGATGCGCTCGACGCCGATCTCGACGCCGTGGATTGCCCGAACGTCGGCGCACGCGGTGCGGCGATCGTCGCCGGGCTGGCGTATGGCCATTGGCGCGAGGCGGACCTCCCGGCGCTGGCGCCGCCTGCGTCGCGGGTGGCGGAGCCGCGCGGCGACGCCGCGCTGGCAGCACGCTATGCGCGCTTTCTGGATCTATACGGACGCACCGAATCGTGGTTCGCCGAGCAGCCGCTTTGACGAAATATCGGCAATGCACGCGCTCGTATGTGTGCAGCGGACCTCGGTTTTCGGCGATCATGTCCGGCTTGCCGATCACCGCATGAATCATCGAATTCGATTCGGTTTCGGTTCGGTTCAGTTCAGTTCAGTTCAGTTCAGTTCGCGATACAAGGAGCCAGCATCGATGAAGACGAAAGCAGCAGTGGCGTGGAAGGCCGGTGAGCCGCTCACGATCGAGGAAGTGGATCTCGCCGGGCCGCGGGCGGGCGAAGTGCTGATCGAGGTAAAGGCCACGGGCATCTGCCACACTGACTACTACACGCTTTCCGGCGCGGATCCGGAAGGCATCTTCCCGGCCATCCTGGGCCACGAGGGGGCGGGCGTGGTCGTCGACGTCGGCCCGGGCGTGGGCAGCCTCAAAAAGGGCGACCACGTCATTCCGCTTTACACGCCGGAATGCCGCGAATGCAAGTTCTGCCTGTCGCGCAAGACGAACCTCTGCCAGAAGATTCGTGCGACGCAGGGCAAGGGACTCATGCCCGACGCGACCTCGCGCTTCTCGCTCGACGGCAAGCCGATCTTTCACTACATGGGCACGTCGACGTTCTCCAACTACATCGTGGTGCCCGAAATCGCGCTGGCGAAGATCCGCGAGGATGCCCCGTTCGACAAGGTCTGCTACATCGGCTGCGGCGTGACGACAGGCGTGGGCGCCGTGATCTTCACGGCCAAGGTGGAAGCGGGCGCGAACGTGGTCGTGTTCGGGTTGGGCGGCATCGGCCTGAACGTGATCCAGGGCGCGAAGATGGTCGGCGCGAACAAGATCATCGGCGTCGATCTGAACCCGGCGCGCGTGCCGCTCGCCAGGCAGTTCGGCATGACCGACTTCGTGAATCCGAGCGAGGTCGGCAACGTGGTCGATCATATCGTCCAGTTGACCGACGGCGGCGCGGACTATTCGTTCGAGTGCATCGGCAATGTCACGACGATGCGTCAGGCGCTCGAGTGCTGCCACAAGGGCTGGGGCCAGTCGATCATCATCGGCGTGGCGGCCGCGGGCCAGGAAATCAGCACGCGGCCATTCCAGCTCGTGACGGGGCGCGAATGGAAAGGCTCGGCCTTCGGCGGCGCGCGCGGGCGCACCGACGTGCCGAAGATCGTCGACTGGTACATGGACGGCAAGCTCAACATCGACGATCTCATCACGCACACGTTGCCGCTCGAGCGCATCAACGAGGGCTTCGATCTGATGAAAAAGGGCGAATCTATCCGCTCGGTCGTTCTCTACTGAGGCTACACAGGAGGCGCACGATGCTCGAACCCACCGCTTCGCACGCGTGCCATGGCGGCGTGCAACGCTTTTACCAGCACGAATCGAAGACGATCGGCCTGCCGATGCGGTTTTCCGTCTATCTGCCGCCGCAGGCGCAGCATGGGCGCGTGCCCGCACTCTTCTATCTGGCGGGGCTCACCTGCACGGAGGAGACGTTCGCGATCAAGGCGGGCGCTCAGCGGGTCGCGGCGCGGCTCGGCATCGCGCTTGTCGCACCCGATACGAGCCCGCGCGGTGCCGGGATCGAAGGCGAGGCGGATGCGTGGGATTTCGGCGTCGGGGCCGGCTTTTACGTCGATGCCACGCGCGATCCGTGGTCGAAGCACTACCGCATGTACTCTTACGTGCGCGACGAACTGCGCGAAACGGTGCTGGCGGAGTTGCCGATCGACGGCGCGCGCCTTGGCATCTTCGGCCATTCGATGGGCGGCCACGGCGCGCTCGTACTTGCATTGCGCAATCCGGGCCTTTATCGGTCCGTGTCGGCATTCGCGCCGATTGCCGCGCCGATGCGCTGCCCCTGGGGCGAAAAGGCGTTCTCGGGGTATCTCGGCGAGGATCGCGAGGCGTGGCGACAATATGACGCAAGCGAGCTCGTCGCGCGCGCCGATGCGGCGCGTTTCGAGGACGGCATTTTGATCGACCAGGGCCTCGCCGACAAATTCCGTGTGGAGCAGTTGCACCCGGATGCGTTCGAGGCCGCGTGCCTGAAGGCCGGGCAGCCGTTGACGATGCGCCGCCACGAGGGCTACGACCACGGCTACTATTTCATTTCGACCTTCATCGAAGATCATCTCGCGCACCACGCGCGGGCGTTGTCGCTCGGCTTCGTCTGAGCGCGGCATGCCGTCGCGTGCTACGATCGGAACCCCACTCGCTTTCGCTGCGCTTCTCGCGGCCGGTATGGCGCGAAGCGCGCGCGGGCAGCGTGCACTTGCGTGACGCGAACCGATCAGCATGCCTATTCACTATCTGCGCGGATTCACCGCGCCCGAGCGCACAGTCGAGACCAACCGCCGGCTGGGGCGTTCGCTCGCCTTCGTCGCCGGCGCGGCCAACGCCGGCGGTTTTCTGGCCGTTGGCCAATATACGTCGCATATGTCGGGTATCGTCTCGTCGATGCCCGACAGTGTCGCGGTCGGTGACATCGGCATGGCCGCGGCGGGGCTCGCATCCCTCGTGTCGTTCCTCGTCGGTGCCGCTACCTCGGCCGTCATGATCAATTGGGGGCGGCGGCGCGAGCTGCGCAGCCTGTATGCGATGCCGCTGCTGTTGGAGGCGAGTCTGCTGCTGATCTTCGGGCTGCTCGGCTCCAATCTCGAGGGCCACCGGGTGCTGTTCGTGCCCGCTACCGTGGCGCTGCTTTGCTATGTGATGGGCTTGCAGAACGCCATGATCACGAAGATCTCGAAGGCGGAGATTCGCACGACCCACGTGACGGGGCTCGTGACCGACATCGGCATCGAACTCGGCAAGCTCATCTATTGGAACAGCGCGCGCAGCGGCTCGATGAACGATGCGGCGTTCGTGCGCTGCGACCGCCAGCGCCTTGCACTGCTGGCATCGCTGCTCGCGGCGTTCGTGGGTGGCGGCCTGGCCGGCGCCATCGGCTTCAAGCACCTCGGATTCGTCTCCACGCTGCCGCTCGCCACGATTCTCGTCGCGCTTGCGGTCGTCCCGCTGATGGACGATGTCATGGGGCAGTCGGCATAGCGAAGCGCTGGGCGGCACGCCGCGTCGGGCGGTTCGACATCGCCGCCGAGCCTCACGCCTTCTCACCTTCGAGCGAAACAGCCCCCCGGGCAGGCGTTCCGAGCCACCAATCTACCGTCAGATTGGGATTGCCTCCTTCACTCGCGATACGTGTAAACCCTCTCGCATCGCACCATCGAAAACCGCCTCGCCAACCTTGACAGGCCCCGGCGCGTATCCGATCATTCGACCACAAGACGAGCAAATGCTCGCGTGCTGGGCGATCGCTCGCGCGATGAGCGGCAGAGAAATCAATACGGGTCAATTCATTACCCAACGGAGACGATTCGTGAGACTGCACGAAAAGGTGGCGATCCTGACTGGCGCGGCCAGCGGCATCGGCGAAGCGGTGGCGCAACGCTATCTCGAGGAAGGCGCGCGCTGTGTGCTCGTGGACGTGAAGCCCGCCGACACCTTCGCCCAGCCGCTCGTCGAGCGCTATGGTGAGCGCGTGCATGCCGTCACGGCGGACATCACGCGGCGTGAAGACATCGGCCGCGTCGTCGCCACCGCGGTCGACCGTTTCGGTGGGATCGACATCCTCTTCAACAATGCGGCCATCTTCGACATGCGCCCGCTGCTCGACGAATCCTGGGAAATCTTCGACCGGCTCTTCGCCGTGAACGTAAAAGGCATGTTCTTCCTCATGCAGGCGGTGGCCGCGCGCATGGTCGAGCAGGGCCGGGGCGGCAAGATCGTCAATATGTCGTCGCAGGCGGGCAGGCGCGGGGAAGCCCTCGTTTCCCACTACTGCGCGACGAAGGCGGCCGTCATCAGTTACACGCAATCGGCGGCGCTCGCGCTCGCCCCGCACCGGATCAACGTCAACGGCATCGCGCCGGGCGTTGTCGATACCCCGATGTGGGAGCAGGTAGATGCGCTTTTCGCACGCTACGAAAACCGGCCCGTCGGCGAGAAAAAGCGTCTCGTCGGCGAAGCCGTCCCGCTCGGGCGCATGGGTTTGCCGGCCGATCTGACCGGCGCCGCGCTCTTTCTGGCCTCGACGGACGCAGACTACATCACTGCGCAGACGTTGAACGTGGACGGCGGCAACTGGATGAGCTGAATCACGCGGCACCCGTGGCCGCACCCCTGTGCAATCCCTCACAACGTACAAGAGAAGGAGACAAGCGATGCATACCCGATTCGGTTCTGCCCGGCGCTTCGCGCGCCACGCATTCGCGGCGGCGGCGCTCGCCGCGGCGGCGGCTGGTGCGTCCGCCGCCACGATCACGATCGCCGTGGTCAACAATCCCGACATGATCGAGATGAAGAAGCTCTCCTCGGACTTCGAGAAGAGCAACCCGGACATCAAGCTCAATTGGGTCGTGCTCGAAGAGAACGTGCTGCGGCAGCGCGCGACCACGGACATTGCGACCAAGAGCGGCCAGTTCGACGTGATGATGATCGGCGCCTATGAGGCGCCGCAGTGGGGCAAGCGCGGCTGGCTCACGCCGATGACGGGCCTGCCGAAGGACTACGACGAGAGCGACGTCCTCAAGCCGGTGCGCGACAGCCTTTCGGACGGCGGTACGCTTTACGCGTTGCCGTTTTACGCCGAAAGCTCGATGACGTTCTACCGCAAGGACCTGTTCGCGGCCAAGGGCCTCACGATGCCGGCCAAGCCGACGTACGAGCAGATCCAGCAATTCGCCGACAAGCTCACGGACAAGGCGAACGGCGTCTACGGCATCTGCCTGCGCGGCAAAGCTGGGTGGGGCGAGAACATGGCGTATCTCACGACGCTCGTCAACACTTATGGCGGCCGTTGGTTCGACGAGAAATGGCACGCGCAGCTGACCTCACCCGAATGGAAAAAGGCCGTCAACTTCTACGTCGATCTGATGAAGAAGGATGGCCCGCCGGGAGCCAGCTCGAACGGTTTCAACGAGAACCTGACCCTGATGTCCTCCGGCAAGTGCGCGATGTGGATCGATGCGACGGTGGCGGCCGGCATGCTCTATAACAAGAGTCAGTCCCAGGTGGCCGACAAGATCGGTTTTGCCGCCGCGCCGACGGCGGTCACGCAAAACGGCTCGCATTGGCTGTGGGCCTGGGCGCTCGCCATTCCGAAGACGTCGAAACAGGCCGATGCCGCCAAGAAGTTCATCGCCTGGGCGACGGGCAAGCCGTACATCGAGCTCGTGGCCAAGGATGAAGGCTGGGCGTCGGTGCCGCCGGGCACGCGTCAGTCGACCTACGACCGGCCCGAATACAAGCAGGCTGCGCCGTTCAGCGACTTCGTGCAAAACGCGATCAAGACGGCCGATCCGCTTCACCCGACGGCCAAGCCGGTTCCCTATACCGGCGTGCAGTTCGTCGGCATTCCCGAATTCCAGTCGTTCGGGACCGTGGTCGGCCAGAGCATCTCGGGTGCGCTGGCGGGCCAGATGAGCGTCGATCAGGCGCTCGCGGCCGGCAATGCGGCGGCCGACCGCGCCGTGCGCCAGGCCGGGTATCAGAAGTAACGTCGGCGCGGGCAGGCTTCGCGCCAGCCCGCGCTTGCCGGCCGCGCTCCGTTGTCGAACGACCGGGCGCGGCCCGGCACCGATGCAAACGCAAGCATGAATCAGGAGGCCGCGACGATCATGCGACATCTTCATCTCCCTATCTCGCACGCCGAGCCCGCGCCCAATACGCCGGGTGTCGAGCGGCGCATCGGTTCGAACCGATGGCTCGCCGCGCCTTCGGTGGCGGCTCTCGTACTGTGGATGGCGATACCGCTCGCGATGACGATCTGGTATTCGCTGTCGCGCTACAACCTGCTGAACCCCGACCAGAAGGGGTTTGCCGGGCTCGACAACTACCATTACCTGATCACGGATCCGGCCTTCGGGCCATCGATCGTCAACACGCTCGAGCTGATCGGCTCGGTGCTCGTCATTACCGTCGTGGGCGGGGTGCTGATGGCGATCCTTTTCGATCGCAAGTTCATCGGACAGGGCATTGCACGGCTGCTGGCCATCGCGCCGTTCTTCGTGATGCCGACGGTGAGCGCGCTGATCTGGAAGAACATGATGCTGCACCCGGTGTATGGCGTCGTGGCCGCGGCGATGCGAGCGTTCGGCATGCAACCGGTGGATTGGTTCGCCACCTACCCGCTCGCGGCGATCATCGTGATCGTCGCATGGCAATGGCTGCCGTTCGCGTTCCTCATCCTCTTCACGGCGATCCAGTCGCTCGACGAAGAACAAAAGGAAGCCGCGCGCATCGACGGCGCCGGGCCGATCGCGATGTTCTTCTACATCACGCTGCCTCACCTGAAGCGCGCGATCGCCGTCGTGGTGATGATGGAGACGATCTTCCTGCTTTCGATCTTCGCCGAAATCTATACGACGACCTCCGGCGGCCCTGGTACCGCCACGACCAACCTGTCGTACCTCATTTACGCGCTCGGCCTGCAGCAGTTCGACGTCGGGCTTGCATCGGCGGGCGGGATTCTCGCGGTCGTGCTGGCGAATGTCGTCGCGTTCTTCCTCGTGCGCATGCTCGCGAAGAACCTCAAAGGGGAGTACGAAAAATGACCCAACCCACCTTGCCCGCCGCGCGGCCGTTCGCGTCGCCGCTCGACGTCTTCAAGCGCGTCATTCCCGGCGCGCTCGCCTGGATCATCGCGCTCGCGCTCTTCTTTCCGATCTTCTGGATGACGATCACGGCGTTCAAGACCGAGCGCGATGCCTATTCGTTGTCGCTGATCTTTTCGCCGACATTCGAGAGCTTTCGCGAGGTGTTCGCGCGCAGCGATTATTTCGCGTTCGCGGGCAACTCGATTCTGATCTCGGTCGGCGTGACGGCGCTGTGCCTCGTGCTCGCGGTGCCGGCGGCCTATACGATGGCGTTTTTTCCGACGCGCCGCACGCAAAAGCTGCTGCTCTGGATGCTCTCGACGAAGATGATGCCGTCGGTGGGCGTGCTCGTGCCGATCTACCTGCTGTGGAAGAGCGCCGGCCTGCTCGATACCGTGTGGGGCCTCGTCATCGTCTACACGCTGATGAACCTGCCGATCGCCGTATGGATGGCGTTCACGTACTTCAACGAGATTCCGCGCGACATTCTCGAGGCGGGGCGCATCGACGGCGCAGCCACCTGGCAGGAAATCGTCTATCTGCTGATGCCGATGGCGCTGCCAGGGCTTGCGTCCACCGCGCTGCTGCTCGTAATTCTGTCGTGGAACGAAGCGTTCTGGAGCATCAATCTTTCGAGTTCCAACGCCGCGCCGCTCACTGTGTTCATCGCCTCCTATTCGAGCCCCGAAGGGCTCTTCTGGGCGAAGCTCTCGGCGGCTTCGCTGCTGGCCGTCGCGCCGATTCTGCTTGTCGGCTGGGTTTCGCAGAAGCAGCTCGTGCGCGGCCTGACGTTCGGGGCGGTCAAATGACGGATATCGACGTGCGTACCGATCGCGTGCTGATCTGCGACTGCGATGGCGTGCTCATCGACAGCGAGGCCGTGGCCGCGCGCATGCTCATTCAAGAGCTCACCCAGCGCTGGCCCGACGCCGACGTCGAGCCCGTGGTCATGCCGCTGCTCGGGCTGCGCATCGAGCGCGTGCTCGGCGATAGCGCGGCCGTGCTCGGCAAGACACTCGAGGCCGGTGAAATCGAGGCGATTCGCCATGCCGTCGAGGCCGCCGCGCGCAATGCCCCGATGGTCGAGGGCGTGTCAACGGCGCTCGAACGGGTGCCGTTGACGAAGGCCTGCGCAAGCAACAGCTACACGGGCTACGTGCAAGCCGTGCTTGCCCGTACGGGCCTGGCGCGCTTTTTCGGCGATCGGCTTTTTTGCGCGGATCGGGTGCCCAAGCCGAAGCCGGCGCCGGACGTTTATCTCGCGGCGGCGCAAGGACTCGGTGTCATGGCCGGCGCGTGCCTCGTCGTCGAAGACAGCGTGGCTGGCGTGGCCGCCGCGAGTGCGGCCGGCATGCAAGTGTTGGGATTCACGGGCGGCACGCATACGGGCGACCGGCATCTGGCGGCACTCGTCGAAGCGGGCGCCATCCACGTGTTCGACGAAATGCGGCAATTGCCGCTCATCGTCGAGCGCTGGCTCGAAGCGGGCATTGGATCCGCGCGGGCATTCACGGATAGGAAAGGAGACGAATCATGGCAAGCGTGACCTTACGCGGTGTCGCGAAGCGCTACGACGAGCACGAAGTGCTGCGCAATGTGAACCTCGACATCGCCGACGGCGAATTCGTCGTATTCGTGGGCCCGAGCGGTTGCGGAAAATCCACGCTGTTGCGGATGATCGCCGGGCTCGAGGATATAAGCGGCGGCGAACTGACCATCGATGGCGCGCGCATGAACGAAGTACCGCCCGCCAAGCGCGGTATCGCGATGGTGTTCCAGTCGTACGCGCTCTATCCGCACATGTCGCTTTACGACAACATGGCGTTTGGGCTCAAGCTCGCGGGCGCGAAGAAGGCCGAAATCGACGATGCCGTGCGCAACGCGGCGAAGATCCTGCACATCGACCATCTGCTCGACCGCAAGCCGAAGCAGTTGTCGGGCGGGCAGCGGCAGCGTGTGGCGATCGGACGTGCGATCACGCGCAAGCCCAAGGTCTTTCTCTTCGACGAGCCGCTTTCGAACCTCGATGCCGCCCTGCGCGTCAAAATGCGGCTCGAGTTCGCTCGGCTGCACGACGATCTCAAGACCACGATGATCTATGTGACGCACGATCAGGTGGAAGCGATGACGTTGGCGGACAAGATCGTCGTGATGTCGGCCGGTAACGTAGAGCAGGTGGGCAGCCCCAATCGTCTTTACCATGCGCCCGCGAACCGGTTCGTGGCCGGATTCATCGGCTCGCCGAAGATGAATTTCCTGGCGGGGGTCGTTCAGCAGGTGGCAGCCGATGGTGTGCTCGTGCGCTACGAGACGGGCGAAACGCAGAAAGTGGCTGTGGAGGCGCGCGGCATGCGCGAGGGCGAACCGGTCACCGTCGGCATCCGGCCCGAGCATCTGCACGCGCGGGCCGTGGGTGGAAGCGAGTTCGGCGTCGCGGCAACGGTGATGACCGTGGAATCGCTCGGCGATGCCGCCTATCTATATGCCGACTCTCCCGTGGCGGCGGATGGGCTGATCGCGCGTATTCCGCCGCTGGAGCGGCACGAGCGTGGCGAGGCGCTGAAGCTCGGGGCCGATCCCGAGCATTGCCATCTGTTCGATCAGGAAGGCCGGGCGTTCGAGCGCAAAATCGTCGAAGTGCTTTCGGCGGCGTGAAGGCTTGCGCGGGGCGGCTCGTTTCGGATCGGAGGCGAGCCGGCCTGCGAATGAATTAAGTCGTTTTTACTGCGTACAAGAAAAAGCCGAGTAATAATTTACCGCTGAGGCCTTTTACCACGAGCGCATTTCACGGCATCTCGTGGATTCACACTTCGAAAGGATTCATTGACTCCCGGTTTTGGTATATTCGCGCCATCCTTCTGATTTCCGATTGATGGCGCGATAAACCACGCGTGCCGTTTACAGCATTCGCCACTCGGATTATCTCGCGCACGCACCGGGGACATCATGATCTTTGCATCGAATGAGAATGGCAGCGGCGGCAGCCCCGTCAATGCCGGCGCGCTAAATGGCATCGGCTCGGTGGCCGGTATCGCCAGCCAGATCGGCTCGCTCGCCGGTTTGCCGGGTGCGGGGCTGATCGGCGGCGCGGCACGCGCGGTTCAACTCGCTCAGACAGGTTTGTCTTTATTGGGCAAAACGCCGGAATCGGTAGCCGATGCGATCAATAGCGTATCGGCAAGCGGCGCGGCACAGCTGACGCAAAGCAATCGCTATGTCACGCTCGAATCGCCATTGGGGCAGGACGTTTTGCTCGTGAATGCGGCGATCGTCGACGAATACGTCAGCCAACTGAGTGAAATCCATCTGGATCTGCTTTCTCACCAAAGCGACATCGATCCGGAAAGTCTCGTGGGGCAGCGCGTGAAGCTCGGCCTGCATCCCGAGCGGGCGGGCTTGAGCGAGGCGATGATTGTGGCGCGGCCCGACACGAACACGCGCTACTTCGACGGCTATGTGGCCTCGTTTGCGCGCGTGGGCAGCTCGGGCAAGGTGACGCGCTACGAAATGAGCGTGGTGCCGTGGTTCTGGTTTCTCACGCGCTCCACGGATTGCCGGATCTTCCAGAATCAGACGGCGCAGCAGGTCTTGTCGACGATATTCGTCGAGCTGGGCTTTCGCGATTACCAGTTCGACGTACGCATGCCGCGCAAGCCGATCGAGTACGTCGTGATGTACCAGGAGTCCTACTACAACTTCTGCGCGCGGCTGATGGAGCAGGAGGGCCTTTTCTGGACGTTCCGCTACGAGAAGGACAAGCACGTGCTCGTGGTGGGCGACACGAACGCGACGTTCGTCGAGATGCCGAACCAGAGGAGCATTGCGTACCACGCGGACAGCGCGGCGAGCGAGCACAACGGCATTGCGCGCTGGGACGAGGCGTTCGAATTTCGCGTCGGCAAGATCGCGTTCCGCGACTTCAACTACAACCGGCCTTCGTCCACGTTGATGTACGTGGAAGCGCCCACGAGCCGGCTCAAGAACAAGAACATCGGCACGACGGAGCGCTACGAATACCACTCGCTGTACGACACGCACGACGACGGCAAGCGCTATGCGCGCTACGCGATGGAAGCCGAGGAGGCCCTGGCGCGGCGCTTCAACGGCAGCGGTTATGCGAGCGCGATGACGACGATCGGGCGCTTCACGCTCGAGAACCATCCGAACGCGGCGTACGACGGCAAGCCCTACATCGTGCTGCACGTTCGCCACGAGGCCGTAAACGACTACACGCGGCACGGTGCCGAAACGCCCTATCGGAACACGTTCACGTGCTTGCCGGAGGAGGTGCCGTATCGATCGCCGCGACGCACGCCGAAGCCGCATATGCAGGGCACGCAGGCCGCGATCGTGGTCGGGCCTAAAGGCGAGGAGATTTACACCGACGGTAGCCGCGTGAAGCTGCATTTTCTGTGGGACCGACGCGGCAAGTATGACGGCACCGATTCGATGTGGATCCGCGTGTCGCAGCCGTGGGCCGGCAGCGGCTGGGGCGGCTCGGCGATTCCGCGCATCGGGCAGGAGGTCATCGTTGCCTACAACGATGGAGACCCCGACAACCCGGTCGTCGTGGGCCGCGTATTCAATGGCGGTGCGGCGAACCCGTATCACGGCACGAGCGGGCAGACGATGGGTATCCGCAGCCAGACGCACAAGGGGCAGGGCTTCAACGAGCTGCGGTTCTCGGATGTGGCGGGCGCCGAGGAAATGTTCCTGCATGCGCAGCACGACATGAATACCGTCGTGCAGAACGCGCAGACGACGCAGGTGCTGAAGGGCGACCGCTCGATCGCGGTGGCCAAGGGGCATCACTTCACGAAGGTGTCGACCGGCAATCTGCATGATGCGGTGACGCAGGGCAATACGACTCAGCAGACGCCCGCAGGCGTTCACACGATCGAAGCGAAAGAGTTGTGGATCAAGGTGGGCGGGGAAGGCGGGACGTCGATTCATATGACCGGCGACTCGATAGAAATACGCAAGGGCGCCTCTGTCATCCTCATCGAGGAGGCCGACATCAAGGTGCAGGCGAGCAATACGCACATCAATCCCGACAACAGCTGACGGCCGGACGCCGCATCAGAACAAGACAGGAAACGAAAAATGTATCGAATCCAAGAGGGCACGTTGTCGATTCCCGAGGAATGGATCGACAAGACGATGAACGTATTCGTCTCGGCATCGACGGGCACGGAGGGCGTGAGTTTCGTCGTGACGCGCGAGAGCTTGCCGTGGGGGATGCGCTTCGACGAGTACACGGCGAACGAAGTGCAGAAGCTGGCCAAGCAGATGCCCGACTACCAATTGATCGGCGGCGAGCCGGCTGAAGTGAATGGGCGCGCTGCCTATACGCACGAATACCGGTGGAAGAACAACGGCATGCCGCTTCATCAG encodes the following:
- a CDS encoding S-(hydroxymethyl)glutathione dehydrogenase/class III alcohol dehydrogenase, producing the protein MKTKAAVAWKAGEPLTIEEVDLAGPRAGEVLIEVKATGICHTDYYTLSGADPEGIFPAILGHEGAGVVVDVGPGVGSLKKGDHVIPLYTPECRECKFCLSRKTNLCQKIRATQGKGLMPDATSRFSLDGKPIFHYMGTSTFSNYIVVPEIALAKIREDAPFDKVCYIGCGVTTGVGAVIFTAKVEAGANVVVFGLGGIGLNVIQGAKMVGANKIIGVDLNPARVPLARQFGMTDFVNPSEVGNVVDHIVQLTDGGADYSFECIGNVTTMRQALECCHKGWGQSIIIGVAAAGQEISTRPFQLVTGREWKGSAFGGARGRTDVPKIVDWYMDGKLNIDDLITHTLPLERINEGFDLMKKGESIRSVVLY
- the fghA gene encoding S-formylglutathione hydrolase is translated as MLEPTASHACHGGVQRFYQHESKTIGLPMRFSVYLPPQAQHGRVPALFYLAGLTCTEETFAIKAGAQRVAARLGIALVAPDTSPRGAGIEGEADAWDFGVGAGFYVDATRDPWSKHYRMYSYVRDELRETVLAELPIDGARLGIFGHSMGGHGALVLALRNPGLYRSVSAFAPIAAPMRCPWGEKAFSGYLGEDREAWRQYDASELVARADAARFEDGILIDQGLADKFRVEQLHPDAFEAACLKAGQPLTMRRHEGYDHGYYFISTFIEDHLAHHARALSLGFV
- a CDS encoding YoaK family protein translates to MPIHYLRGFTAPERTVETNRRLGRSLAFVAGAANAGGFLAVGQYTSHMSGIVSSMPDSVAVGDIGMAAAGLASLVSFLVGAATSAVMINWGRRRELRSLYAMPLLLEASLLLIFGLLGSNLEGHRVLFVPATVALLCYVMGLQNAMITKISKAEIRTTHVTGLVTDIGIELGKLIYWNSARSGSMNDAAFVRCDRQRLALLASLLAAFVGGGLAGAIGFKHLGFVSTLPLATILVALAVVPLMDDVMGQSA
- a CDS encoding L-iditol 2-dehydrogenase, producing the protein MRLHEKVAILTGAASGIGEAVAQRYLEEGARCVLVDVKPADTFAQPLVERYGERVHAVTADITRREDIGRVVATAVDRFGGIDILFNNAAIFDMRPLLDESWEIFDRLFAVNVKGMFFLMQAVAARMVEQGRGGKIVNMSSQAGRRGEALVSHYCATKAAVISYTQSAALALAPHRINVNGIAPGVVDTPMWEQVDALFARYENRPVGEKKRLVGEAVPLGRMGLPADLTGAALFLASTDADYITAQTLNVDGGNWMS
- a CDS encoding ABC transporter substrate-binding protein, with the protein product MHTRFGSARRFARHAFAAAALAAAAAGASAATITIAVVNNPDMIEMKKLSSDFEKSNPDIKLNWVVLEENVLRQRATTDIATKSGQFDVMMIGAYEAPQWGKRGWLTPMTGLPKDYDESDVLKPVRDSLSDGGTLYALPFYAESSMTFYRKDLFAAKGLTMPAKPTYEQIQQFADKLTDKANGVYGICLRGKAGWGENMAYLTTLVNTYGGRWFDEKWHAQLTSPEWKKAVNFYVDLMKKDGPPGASSNGFNENLTLMSSGKCAMWIDATVAAGMLYNKSQSQVADKIGFAAAPTAVTQNGSHWLWAWALAIPKTSKQADAAKKFIAWATGKPYIELVAKDEGWASVPPGTRQSTYDRPEYKQAAPFSDFVQNAIKTADPLHPTAKPVPYTGVQFVGIPEFQSFGTVVGQSISGALAGQMSVDQALAAGNAAADRAVRQAGYQK
- a CDS encoding carbohydrate ABC transporter permease; the encoded protein is MRHLHLPISHAEPAPNTPGVERRIGSNRWLAAPSVAALVLWMAIPLAMTIWYSLSRYNLLNPDQKGFAGLDNYHYLITDPAFGPSIVNTLELIGSVLVITVVGGVLMAILFDRKFIGQGIARLLAIAPFFVMPTVSALIWKNMMLHPVYGVVAAAMRAFGMQPVDWFATYPLAAIIVIVAWQWLPFAFLILFTAIQSLDEEQKEAARIDGAGPIAMFFYITLPHLKRAIAVVVMMETIFLLSIFAEIYTTTSGGPGTATTNLSYLIYALGLQQFDVGLASAGGILAVVLANVVAFFLVRMLAKNLKGEYEK
- a CDS encoding carbohydrate ABC transporter permease, with the translated sequence MTQPTLPAARPFASPLDVFKRVIPGALAWIIALALFFPIFWMTITAFKTERDAYSLSLIFSPTFESFREVFARSDYFAFAGNSILISVGVTALCLVLAVPAAYTMAFFPTRRTQKLLLWMLSTKMMPSVGVLVPIYLLWKSAGLLDTVWGLVIVYTLMNLPIAVWMAFTYFNEIPRDILEAGRIDGAATWQEIVYLLMPMALPGLASTALLLVILSWNEAFWSINLSSSNAAPLTVFIASYSSPEGLFWAKLSAASLLAVAPILLVGWVSQKQLVRGLTFGAVK
- a CDS encoding HAD family hydrolase; this encodes MTDIDVRTDRVLICDCDGVLIDSEAVAARMLIQELTQRWPDADVEPVVMPLLGLRIERVLGDSAAVLGKTLEAGEIEAIRHAVEAAARNAPMVEGVSTALERVPLTKACASNSYTGYVQAVLARTGLARFFGDRLFCADRVPKPKPAPDVYLAAAQGLGVMAGACLVVEDSVAGVAAASAAGMQVLGFTGGTHTGDRHLAALVEAGAIHVFDEMRQLPLIVERWLEAGIGSARAFTDRKGDESWQA
- a CDS encoding ABC transporter ATP-binding protein codes for the protein MASVTLRGVAKRYDEHEVLRNVNLDIADGEFVVFVGPSGCGKSTLLRMIAGLEDISGGELTIDGARMNEVPPAKRGIAMVFQSYALYPHMSLYDNMAFGLKLAGAKKAEIDDAVRNAAKILHIDHLLDRKPKQLSGGQRQRVAIGRAITRKPKVFLFDEPLSNLDAALRVKMRLEFARLHDDLKTTMIYVTHDQVEAMTLADKIVVMSAGNVEQVGSPNRLYHAPANRFVAGFIGSPKMNFLAGVVQQVAADGVLVRYETGETQKVAVEARGMREGEPVTVGIRPEHLHARAVGGSEFGVAATVMTVESLGDAAYLYADSPVAADGLIARIPPLERHERGEALKLGADPEHCHLFDQEGRAFERKIVEVLSAA